The Roseovarius sp. EL26 genome has a window encoding:
- the pstA gene encoding phosphate ABC transporter permease PstA produces the protein MTDMATNNSAEPQAKSSLLAQDARTQRRNRKESTFKALGLGAVVIGMLFLLVLLTTIVSNGAGAFRQTFVDVPVYLDSAKLDKKGERSIEDIKKVSTFGYNPLVLNGLFDLVQENGIETPFEKSKQMKSLISASAAAEVRDYVIANPDQIGETVTFKLLASSRVDGYLKGRVKREDVARDKNISAEHLDLVDELVSGGIVRKSFNMSFVTGADASESRAEQAGIGVAMMGSFFMMLVVLFLSLPIGVAASIYLEEFAPQNKFTDLIEVNISNLAAVPSIVFGILGLAVFIQFMHLPQSAPLVGGLVLTLMTLPTIIISTRAALKAVPPSIRQAALGVGASKMQSVFHHVLPLAMPGILTGTIIGLAQALGETAPLLLIGMVGYIATNAPDGIASGFLDPNSAMPAQIYEWAKRADPAYYERAWGGIIILLLFLLTMNVIAVILRRRFERRW, from the coding sequence ATGACCGACATGGCTACCAATAATAGTGCCGAGCCACAGGCGAAGTCTTCGCTTCTCGCACAAGATGCCCGCACCCAACGCCGGAACCGCAAGGAAAGTACCTTCAAGGCTCTTGGCCTAGGTGCCGTCGTGATTGGTATGTTGTTTCTATTGGTCTTGCTGACCACAATCGTCAGTAACGGCGCAGGCGCATTCAGGCAAACCTTTGTAGACGTGCCGGTCTATTTGGATTCTGCCAAGCTCGATAAAAAGGGTGAGCGCAGTATTGAGGACATCAAGAAAGTTTCGACCTTTGGGTATAACCCGCTGGTTTTGAATGGTTTGTTTGATTTGGTGCAGGAAAACGGCATTGAAACTCCGTTTGAGAAATCCAAACAGATGAAAAGTCTTATTTCGGCATCGGCAGCGGCAGAAGTACGGGACTATGTGATCGCGAACCCAGATCAAATAGGTGAAACGGTAACGTTTAAATTGCTGGCATCCAGCCGGGTTGATGGCTACCTGAAAGGCCGGGTTAAACGCGAAGATGTTGCGCGGGATAAAAATATATCTGCCGAACATTTGGATTTGGTGGATGAACTGGTCTCAGGAGGCATTGTACGCAAAAGCTTCAACATGTCCTTCGTTACGGGCGCTGACGCTTCAGAAAGCCGGGCTGAGCAGGCCGGGATCGGCGTGGCGATGATGGGCTCGTTCTTCATGATGCTGGTGGTATTGTTTCTCAGCCTGCCCATCGGGGTCGCGGCCTCGATCTATCTCGAGGAATTTGCCCCGCAAAACAAATTTACCGATCTGATTGAGGTAAACATCTCAAACCTTGCTGCGGTTCCGTCGATTGTCTTTGGTATTCTTGGTTTGGCTGTGTTCATCCAGTTCATGCATTTGCCGCAATCTGCACCGCTTGTGGGCGGCTTGGTGTTGACCTTGATGACCCTACCAACCATCATCATCTCAACCCGTGCAGCCCTCAAGGCGGTGCCGCCAAGCATCCGTCAGGCGGCACTAGGGGTTGGGGCTTCAAAGATGCAGTCCGTATTTCATCACGTGCTACCGTTGGCCATGCCCGGCATTCTAACCGGAACTATAATAGGTCTGGCACAGGCGCTTGGAGAAACCGCACCACTGCTACTTATCGGTATGGTCGGCTATATTGCTACCAACGCACCCGATGGTATCGCCTCAGGCTTTCTTGATCCAAACTCGGCCATGCCTGCACAGATCTACGAATGGGCTAAACGCGCAGACCCGGCGTACTATGAACGTGCCTGGGGGGGCATCATTATCCTGCTGCTCTTCTTGTTGACTATGAATGTCATCGCCGTCATCTTGCGCCGCCGTTTTGAACGTCGCTGGTAA
- the phoB gene encoding phosphate regulon transcriptional regulator PhoB, giving the protein MATEQPKVLLVEDEPAQREVLAYNLEADGFNVTRAENGEEALILVEEVAPDIILLDWMLPNVSGIEVCRRLKTRSETRGVPIIMLSARSEEVDRVRGLETGADDYVIKPYSVVELMARVRAHLRRTRPSTVGERLEYADIVLDSETHRVTRNEKSLKLGPTEFRLLSTFMEKPGRVWSREQLLDRVWGRDIYVDSRTVDVHIGRLRKALCQHGGIDPLRTVRGAGYALG; this is encoded by the coding sequence ATGGCAACGGAACAACCCAAGGTTCTTTTGGTCGAAGACGAACCAGCACAACGCGAAGTGCTGGCTTACAATCTGGAAGCAGACGGGTTTAATGTTACCCGTGCTGAAAACGGCGAAGAGGCGCTAATCTTAGTTGAGGAAGTCGCGCCAGACATCATATTACTGGATTGGATGCTACCAAATGTGTCGGGCATCGAGGTCTGCCGACGTTTAAAAACCCGATCAGAAACTCGCGGGGTGCCGATCATCATGCTGTCGGCCCGTTCAGAAGAGGTGGACCGAGTGCGAGGCCTTGAAACCGGTGCCGATGACTATGTGATCAAACCTTATTCAGTTGTTGAACTGATGGCGCGGGTCCGTGCCCATTTGCGCCGCACACGGCCTTCGACAGTTGGGGAACGTCTGGAGTACGCCGACATCGTGCTGGATTCCGAAACCCACCGGGTTACGCGTAATGAAAAATCCCTGAAACTGGGCCCGACAGAGTTTCGCCTGTTATCGACCTTCATGGAAAAACCAGGCCGAGTCTGGAGCCGTGAACAGCTACTGGACCGCGTCTGGGGGCGTGATATCTACGTCGATAGCCGTACCGTTGATGTCCATATAGGTCGCTTACGCAAGGCCCTGTGCCAACACGGTGGCATTGATCCACTGCGCACAGTACGCGGGGCAGGATATGCGTTGGGGTGA
- the phoU gene encoding phosphate signaling complex protein PhoU codes for MNTEGHIASAFDRDLEGIQAKIMKMGGMVENAILNAVESLEKLDEELAEQVRAGDRAIDVLEEQINTDAARVIALRAPTAIDLRVVLSVMKISANLERIGDYAKNMAKRTTVLAQMPAISRSSVSLRRMAKEVDRMLRSALDAYIQRDVDLAYEVIDRDEDVDQMYNALFRELLTFMMEDPRNITACMHMHFIAKNTERMGDHVTAIAEQVIYLVSGDTPDERRPKQDQTSVDPNIAPDFQE; via the coding sequence ATGAACACCGAAGGACATATCGCATCCGCATTTGACCGTGATCTCGAAGGTATTCAAGCCAAGATCATGAAGATGGGCGGAATGGTTGAAAACGCCATCCTCAACGCCGTTGAATCACTGGAAAAGCTGGATGAGGAGCTGGCCGAACAGGTCCGCGCCGGAGATCGGGCGATTGATGTGCTCGAAGAGCAAATCAACACTGATGCCGCACGGGTGATTGCCCTACGCGCACCTACAGCGATTGATCTGCGGGTTGTACTGTCGGTGATGAAGATCAGCGCCAACTTGGAACGCATCGGTGACTATGCCAAGAACATGGCGAAGCGCACCACAGTTCTGGCGCAAATGCCCGCGATTTCAAGATCTTCCGTTTCTTTGCGCCGAATGGCCAAAGAAGTTGACCGTATGCTGCGCTCTGCCTTAGATGCCTATATCCAACGGGATGTAGATCTGGCCTACGAGGTAATCGACCGGGATGAAGATGTCGATCAGATGTACAATGCATTGTTTCGCGAGCTGCTGACTTTCATGATGGAAGACCCGCGTAATATCACCGCCTGTATGCATATGCATTTCATTGCAAAAAACACGGAACGCATGGGTGACCATGTGACGGCGATAGCAGAACAGGTGATATATCTGGTGTCAGGCGATACCCCCGATGAGCGCCGACCAAAACAGGATCAGACATCAGTCGATCCAAATATAGCACCGGACTTTCAGGAATAA
- a CDS encoding MATE family efflux transporter, producing the protein MAYIADAKFTQGNLMHHVSSMSLTASIGLMAIFVVDLVDIYFISLLGVDELAAAAGYASALMFFASAINIGLSIAAAALVSRSVGAKQDEKARTYATSVAAFTVVIGIVIPVVIMANSTYFLGLLGATGEIADKAYTYLKIILPTTVFSGLAMVAVATLRAYGDAKRAMYPSLIGGGINAVLDPIFIFTLGMGLEGAAWATAIARIATMLFAIYPALRQYNAFAMPQASRILQDLREVIAIAIPAILTNVATPLGSAIVTREMAKYGTEAVAGMAVIGRLTPVVFAVVLALSGAIGPIIGQNYGASRLDRVRETYIDGLKFLAIYVLLATLFLYLVRVPLADMFDAQGDARVLLYWFCGPLALASFFNGAIYVSNASFNNLGHATYSSWINWGRHTLGTLPFVLIGAAWMGAPGVLIGQTLGGVIFAALAIWLSFRVIDHPGHKLFMPFFCPQMHRMHVVSSRCIR; encoded by the coding sequence GTGGCCTACATAGCAGATGCAAAATTTACCCAGGGCAACCTGATGCACCACGTATCGTCGATGTCCTTGACCGCGAGCATCGGGTTGATGGCGATCTTTGTGGTCGATTTGGTGGATATCTATTTCATCTCGCTGCTTGGCGTCGATGAATTGGCTGCTGCTGCGGGCTATGCCAGTGCGCTGATGTTTTTTGCCAGCGCTATCAACATAGGCCTGTCGATTGCCGCCGCTGCGTTGGTTTCACGATCGGTCGGGGCGAAGCAAGATGAAAAAGCCCGGACGTATGCCACAAGTGTGGCGGCTTTTACCGTGGTCATCGGTATTGTCATTCCAGTGGTGATCATGGCGAACTCTACTTACTTCCTTGGCCTTCTTGGCGCCACGGGCGAGATTGCGGACAAAGCCTATACATACCTTAAGATCATTTTGCCAACGACAGTATTTTCTGGGTTGGCGATGGTTGCTGTGGCCACGTTGCGGGCTTACGGTGATGCGAAACGGGCGATGTATCCTTCCTTGATTGGGGGTGGTATCAACGCTGTTCTGGATCCTATTTTTATCTTTACACTTGGAATGGGGTTGGAAGGGGCAGCTTGGGCGACAGCCATTGCAAGGATCGCGACGATGCTGTTCGCGATCTACCCGGCGCTGCGCCAGTACAACGCTTTTGCCATGCCTCAGGCTTCAAGAATTCTGCAGGACCTGCGTGAGGTCATTGCCATTGCAATTCCAGCCATCCTAACAAACGTCGCAACGCCCTTGGGTAGCGCCATCGTAACTCGCGAGATGGCAAAATACGGTACCGAAGCTGTGGCAGGTATGGCCGTTATTGGCCGGCTGACACCTGTCGTTTTTGCCGTTGTGTTGGCCCTGTCTGGCGCTATCGGGCCGATCATTGGCCAAAACTACGGCGCTTCGCGTCTGGATCGGGTACGTGAAACCTATATTGATGGCCTAAAGTTTCTCGCCATATATGTGTTGCTGGCAACACTCTTTCTTTATCTCGTGCGGGTTCCGCTGGCGGATATGTTCGATGCGCAAGGCGATGCACGTGTGCTTCTCTATTGGTTTTGTGGTCCCTTGGCTTTAGCAAGCTTCTTTAATGGGGCGATCTACGTCTCAAACGCGTCGTTCAACAATCTGGGCCATGCTACATATTCTAGCTGGATCAATTGGGGTCGTCACACACTTGGGACGTTGCCATTTGTATTAATAGGGGCTGCTTGGATGGGGGCCCCGGGCGTATTGATCGGGCAGACTTTAGGCGGAGTAATTTTCGCCGCTCTTGCGATTTGGTTGAGCTTTCGTGTGATCGATCATCCAGGGCATAAGCTGTTCATGCCATTCTTTTGCCCACAAATGCATCGGATGCATGTGGTCAGCAGTCGCTGTATTCGCTGA
- the pstC gene encoding phosphate ABC transporter permease subunit PstC: MPSHWLVLIVLALATIGFVIGRARALQSAGGDSKVLHSLPSYYGAHVSMLAAVPAIGLLLIWLIAQPLILNNIVSSNLPDSAVADSARSLVMSDVRRVADGIEVAISQGAMSAQEAQNLNAEITDVRAELADVGVALGSDVSRTVLDAAQAYRQLSKTGSIAMAVAVLVLVAGGMLFAVQRTDKSFRARNVVESGIKTLLLAAASLAILTTLGIVLSLVFNTVEFFKLYPIGDFFLGLTWAPSFGGGSELGFIPLLWGTLYISFIALSVAVPIGLFAAIYLSEYASPKMRSVAKPLIEILAGIPTIVYGLFALLTVGPLLVGIFGADGVGIMKAGTAVMTAGLVMGVMLIPFVSSLSDDIINAVPQSLRDGSYGLGATRSETIKQVVLPAALPGIVGAILLAASRAIGETMIVVLGAGAAARLSLNPFEAMTTVTAKIVSQLTGDADFASPEALVAFALAMALFIITLGLNFVALYIVRKYREQYE; encoded by the coding sequence ATGCCTTCTCATTGGCTTGTTTTGATCGTGCTTGCCTTGGCAACCATCGGCTTTGTGATTGGGCGCGCTCGCGCTCTCCAAAGTGCAGGCGGGGACAGTAAGGTACTCCACTCGCTGCCATCCTATTATGGTGCACATGTTTCGATGTTGGCCGCAGTGCCCGCTATTGGATTGTTGCTGATCTGGTTGATTGCGCAGCCATTGATCCTCAACAATATCGTTTCTTCTAACCTGCCTGATAGTGCCGTCGCAGATAGTGCGCGCAGTCTGGTCATGAGTGATGTTCGCCGTGTTGCCGATGGTATTGAGGTGGCAATTTCTCAAGGTGCAATGAGCGCACAAGAAGCCCAGAATTTGAACGCTGAAATAACAGATGTACGTGCTGAACTGGCAGATGTCGGTGTGGCACTTGGTTCTGACGTCAGCCGCACAGTTTTGGATGCCGCACAAGCCTATCGCCAATTATCGAAAACAGGCAGTATCGCGATGGCGGTTGCCGTTTTGGTATTGGTGGCAGGGGGCATGCTCTTTGCTGTGCAACGCACCGACAAAAGTTTTCGCGCCAGAAATGTCGTTGAATCCGGCATCAAAACCTTGCTACTCGCAGCTGCGTCTCTTGCCATCCTGACCACGCTGGGCATTGTGCTATCGCTGGTTTTTAATACGGTTGAGTTTTTTAAACTCTATCCCATTGGTGACTTTTTCCTCGGACTGACATGGGCACCAAGCTTTGGGGGTGGGTCAGAGCTGGGCTTTATCCCACTTTTGTGGGGCACGCTTTATATCTCGTTCATCGCGTTGTCTGTGGCAGTGCCGATCGGCCTGTTTGCTGCAATTTACTTGTCCGAATATGCCAGTCCCAAGATGCGATCAGTTGCCAAGCCATTGATCGAGATTCTCGCGGGTATCCCAACCATCGTTTATGGTCTTTTTGCCTTGCTTACAGTCGGACCATTATTGGTCGGCATCTTTGGCGCTGATGGTGTCGGCATCATGAAGGCGGGCACAGCAGTCATGACCGCAGGTCTGGTTATGGGGGTGATGTTGATCCCCTTTGTCAGCTCGCTTTCGGACGACATTATCAATGCTGTGCCTCAATCGCTGCGAGATGGCTCATATGGTTTGGGTGCAACCCGCTCTGAGACCATTAAACAGGTGGTTTTGCCGGCGGCCCTTCCGGGTATTGTCGGGGCGATCTTGTTGGCGGCATCTCGTGCCATCGGTGAGACCATGATTGTGGTGCTGGGGGCAGGGGCCGCCGCCCGGCTGAGCTTGAACCCGTTTGAAGCGATGACCACTGTCACTGCCAAGATCGTCAGCCAACTAACTGGGGACGCTGATTTTGCCTCACCCGAGGCTCTGGTTGCCTTTGCCTTGGCGATGGCGCTTTTCATCATCACGTTGGGGCTTAACTTTGTGGCCCTCTACATCGTGCGCAAATATCGGGAGCAGTACGAATGA
- a CDS encoding acyl-CoA dehydrogenase encodes MSFDTPALRAKDKPNLTDFDWQDAFRLSDQLEEDERMIAESARAYAQEKLQSRVIKAYSEEQTDPEIFSEMGEMGLLGTTIPEEYGGLGAGYVSYGLVAREVERVDSGYRSMMSVQSSLVMYPIYAYGSEEQRRKYLPGLAKGDLIGCFGLTEPDAGSDPAGMKTRATKTDGGYLLNGSKMWISNSPIADVFVIWAKSEAHGGKIRGFVLDKGTKGLSAPKIGGKLSLRASVTGEIVLENVEVGEEALLPGVQGLKGPFGCLNRARYGIAWGVMGSAEFCWHAARQYGLDRHQFNRPLAQTQLFQKKLADMQTEITLGLQAALRVGRLMDQANAAPEMISMIKRNNCGKALDIARMARDMHGGNGISEEFQVIRHMMNLETVNTYEGTHDVHALILGRAQTGLQAFF; translated from the coding sequence ATGAGCTTCGATACCCCCGCGTTGCGCGCCAAGGATAAACCCAACCTTACAGATTTTGACTGGCAGGATGCGTTCCGTTTGTCAGATCAGCTTGAAGAAGATGAGCGCATGATCGCCGAAAGCGCACGGGCCTATGCACAAGAAAAGTTGCAATCTCGTGTGATCAAAGCCTATTCCGAAGAACAAACTGACCCGGAAATATTTAGCGAAATGGGTGAGATGGGCCTGTTGGGCACCACAATCCCCGAGGAATATGGCGGGTTGGGCGCAGGCTATGTTAGTTATGGCCTTGTCGCGCGCGAGGTTGAACGAGTGGATTCCGGTTATCGCAGCATGATGAGCGTACAGTCCAGTCTGGTGATGTATCCAATCTATGCCTACGGCAGTGAAGAACAGCGCCGTAAGTATCTGCCAGGATTGGCAAAAGGTGATCTGATAGGTTGTTTTGGTTTGACCGAACCAGATGCCGGTAGCGATCCTGCAGGTATGAAAACCCGTGCCACCAAAACTGATGGAGGCTATCTGCTTAACGGTTCCAAAATGTGGATTTCCAACAGCCCGATTGCTGACGTCTTTGTCATTTGGGCCAAGTCTGAGGCACATGGCGGCAAAATCCGAGGTTTTGTTCTCGACAAAGGTACCAAGGGCCTCAGTGCGCCCAAGATTGGCGGTAAGCTTTCACTTCGTGCCTCCGTCACAGGTGAAATCGTCCTGGAAAACGTCGAGGTTGGCGAAGAAGCGCTGTTGCCCGGTGTTCAAGGTCTTAAGGGACCGTTTGGTTGCCTCAACCGTGCACGCTATGGCATTGCTTGGGGTGTGATGGGTTCGGCTGAATTCTGCTGGCACGCGGCCCGTCAATATGGATTGGATCGGCACCAGTTCAATCGTCCCTTGGCGCAAACCCAGCTGTTTCAAAAGAAACTGGCGGATATGCAGACTGAGATCACCCTTGGTTTGCAGGCAGCATTGCGCGTGGGCCGTTTGATGGATCAAGCTAATGCCGCGCCAGAGATGATCAGTATGATTAAGCGCAACAATTGCGGCAAAGCATTGGATATCGCCCGCATGGCGCGTGATATGCATGGCGGCAACGGTATCTCTGAAGAATTCCAAGTGATCCGTCACATGATGAACCTTGAAACGGTTAACACCTACGAAGGCACCCATGATGTTCATGCATTGATCTTGGGACGAGCACAAACAGGGCTACAGGCGTTTTTCTAA
- a CDS encoding FAD-binding oxidoreductase: protein MDNLWQHTCGETFNATSLTCSHTTEVLVIGGGFTGCSAALKAAELGADVTLLEAETIGHGGSGRNVGLANAGLWLPPDDVCNAMGQVTGARLNHVLAGGPDQVFAMIAKHDIQCDATRNGTLHLAHSAKGVEQLKARLTQFKQQGAPVTMLDQLETRKRTGSDLFYAALHDRRAGTIQPLAYAKGLARAATAAGVKLYENTAVLGLENTGEQWIATTADGTVKANSLLLATNAYHAHFKTLNLPTTSTVHYFQIATEPLTPQQLQTILPGREGAWDTALIMTSFRLDAAGRLLIGGMGAGGAVHSNWAKRKLAKMFPSLVRTEISHCWSGRISMTADHLPRIMKLAPNSYSIFGYSGRGISPGTVFGTATAQAILNSDPAGLPVPVCEDYSEWSPGLKSVFYEAGASAVHFSGAR, encoded by the coding sequence ATGGACAATCTTTGGCAACACACCTGTGGTGAAACATTCAATGCAACATCATTGACATGTTCGCATACCACCGAGGTTCTTGTGATAGGTGGAGGATTTACCGGCTGCTCTGCCGCCCTCAAAGCGGCAGAGCTTGGGGCAGATGTGACCTTGCTTGAGGCGGAAACCATCGGCCACGGTGGATCTGGCCGCAATGTCGGGCTGGCTAACGCCGGACTTTGGTTGCCGCCGGATGACGTCTGCAATGCTATGGGGCAGGTAACCGGAGCGCGGTTAAACCACGTTTTGGCAGGGGGTCCAGATCAGGTGTTTGCCATGATTGCAAAGCACGACATTCAATGTGATGCCACTCGGAATGGCACCTTGCACCTAGCCCATTCTGCCAAGGGCGTTGAACAGCTTAAAGCCCGCTTGACGCAATTCAAACAACAAGGCGCTCCAGTTACAATGCTGGATCAGCTCGAGACTAGAAAACGTACTGGAAGCGATTTGTTTTATGCTGCATTGCACGACCGGAGGGCTGGGACAATCCAACCTTTGGCCTACGCCAAGGGATTGGCACGCGCAGCAACGGCTGCCGGAGTTAAGTTATATGAAAATACAGCTGTGTTAGGCTTGGAAAATACAGGGGAGCAATGGATCGCGACCACGGCCGACGGCACGGTCAAAGCCAATTCCTTGTTGCTTGCCACCAACGCATATCACGCGCACTTCAAAACGTTGAATCTGCCAACAACATCGACTGTGCATTACTTTCAGATTGCGACGGAACCGCTTACACCGCAGCAATTGCAGACAATCCTGCCGGGTCGGGAAGGGGCCTGGGATACGGCGTTGATCATGACTTCATTCCGTCTTGATGCCGCCGGGCGGTTATTAATCGGTGGGATGGGGGCAGGAGGGGCCGTTCACAGCAATTGGGCTAAACGGAAACTTGCCAAGATGTTTCCAAGCCTTGTAAGGACAGAGATTTCGCATTGTTGGAGTGGTCGTATTTCGATGACCGCAGATCACCTGCCGCGCATTATGAAGTTGGCTCCAAACAGCTATAGTATCTTTGGGTATTCCGGCCGTGGCATCAGCCCCGGGACGGTTTTTGGAACGGCGACAGCGCAAGCTATCCTTAACTCAGACCCTGCCGGCTTGCCTGTGCCTGTATGTGAAGACTACAGCGAATGGAGTCCAGGTCTGAAATCTGTATTTTACGAGGCCGGCGCATCAGCGGTTCATTTCTCTGGTGCCCGGTAG
- a CDS encoding LysR substrate-binding domain-containing protein, whose amino-acid sequence MSPSRRFLPPIASLQALEAVERLGSATAAARELSQTQSAVSRQLQSLETQLGVDLFVKQGRRLSLTPEAIDYALDIREALKIIGQSSLKLTINPAGGSLDLAILPSFGMRWLVPRLPEFAQLHPEVTINLSTRLSEFNFTSEPFDAAIHFGKHDWPETDALHLKDEAVIAVCAPDFLADKSIRSAKDLLQHPLMHIQTRPSAWRDWFSAQGESVDHVGGMLYDQFSTIIQAALHGLGVALIPDYLVEQDLASGRLVRAWGHATPLPGAYFLVWPKTKSKDAAVLKFRNWLAAQMDQEDMLPR is encoded by the coding sequence ATGAGCCCTTCTCGCCGTTTTTTACCTCCAATTGCCTCGCTCCAAGCCCTGGAGGCAGTGGAACGATTAGGCAGCGCCACTGCTGCTGCACGCGAGTTGTCGCAGACACAAAGTGCCGTCAGTCGCCAATTGCAAAGCCTGGAGACGCAATTGGGCGTCGACCTGTTTGTGAAACAAGGTCGAAGACTGTCATTGACGCCCGAGGCAATTGATTATGCTTTAGATATTCGTGAAGCCCTTAAAATCATTGGGCAATCCTCATTAAAACTGACCATCAATCCAGCAGGCGGCAGTCTTGATTTGGCGATCTTACCCAGCTTTGGCATGCGCTGGTTGGTTCCCCGACTTCCTGAGTTTGCCCAGTTACACCCAGAGGTGACGATCAATCTTTCGACACGTCTATCTGAGTTTAACTTTACGTCGGAACCTTTTGACGCGGCAATACATTTCGGAAAACATGATTGGCCGGAAACGGATGCTCTGCACCTCAAAGACGAGGCCGTGATAGCGGTTTGTGCGCCGGACTTTCTTGCAGATAAAAGCATTAGGTCAGCCAAAGATCTTTTGCAGCATCCGTTGATGCATATCCAGACACGTCCCTCTGCATGGCGGGATTGGTTTTCTGCCCAAGGTGAAAGCGTCGATCATGTCGGCGGGATGCTTTATGATCAGTTTTCTACCATCATACAAGCCGCATTACACGGGCTGGGTGTGGCCCTGATTCCGGATTATCTGGTGGAACAGGATCTTGCATCCGGGCGGTTGGTGCGCGCTTGGGGCCACGCCACGCCACTACCCGGTGCCTATTTTCTGGTTTGGCCAAAAACAAAATCCAAGGACGCTGCCGTACTAAAATTCAGGAATTGGTTGGCTGCGCAAATGGACCAAGAAGATATGCTGCCACGTTAA
- the pstB gene encoding phosphate ABC transporter ATP-binding protein PstB — MFDTDNAKNTMTKTDIKFSARNVQVFYGDNHAIKDVNVELEDKTVTAFIGPSGCGKSTFLRCLNRMNDTIDICKVKGEILLDGEDIYDKRVDPVQLRAKVGMVFQKPNPFPKSIYDNVAYGPRIHGLARNKVELDEIVEQSLRGAAIWNEVKDRLDAPGTGLSGGQQQRLCIARAIATKPEVLLMDEPCSALDPIATAQVEELIDDLRKNFSVVIVTHSMQQAARVSQKTAFFHLGNMVEFGQTEKIFTNPEDERTESYITGRIG, encoded by the coding sequence ATGTTTGATACTGACAACGCAAAGAACACCATGACCAAAACTGACATCAAATTTTCGGCCCGAAACGTTCAGGTCTTTTATGGCGATAATCACGCCATCAAAGATGTGAATGTGGAGCTGGAAGACAAAACCGTCACTGCCTTTATCGGTCCATCTGGTTGCGGCAAATCCACATTCCTGCGCTGCCTAAACCGGATGAACGATACCATCGACATCTGTAAGGTCAAAGGTGAGATCCTTCTAGACGGTGAAGACATTTATGACAAACGTGTCGACCCGGTCCAATTGCGCGCCAAGGTGGGTATGGTGTTCCAAAAGCCAAACCCTTTCCCCAAATCGATCTATGACAATGTGGCTTATGGCCCGCGCATTCACGGCCTGGCCCGGAACAAGGTAGAGCTGGACGAGATTGTCGAGCAGTCCCTGCGTGGTGCCGCCATCTGGAATGAGGTTAAAGACCGGCTTGATGCGCCTGGTACAGGTTTGTCGGGAGGGCAACAACAGCGTTTGTGTATTGCTCGCGCGATTGCTACCAAACCCGAAGTTCTGTTGATGGATGAGCCGTGTTCAGCCCTTGACCCAATTGCCACGGCACAGGTTGAAGAGCTGATCGATGATCTGCGCAAGAACTTCTCTGTTGTCATCGTGACACATTCGATGCAGCAGGCCGCGCGGGTCAGTCAAAAAACTGCCTTTTTCCACCTTGGTAATATGGTGGAATTTGGCCAAACTGAAAAGATTTTCACCAACCCAGAAGATGAACGCACCGAAAGCTACATTACAGGCCGTATCGGGTAG